One genomic window of Bactrocera dorsalis isolate Fly_Bdor chromosome 4, ASM2337382v1, whole genome shotgun sequence includes the following:
- the LOC125778533 gene encoding odorant receptor 7a-like, with amino-acid sequence MRAFFDLYYGRGSEEYETNESFQLLFWCWALIGVKPLKPYGFFRFFQMAFCWICLLVSPVVFVVGFMQVTQNSSMTVILTTLQATINVMALPLKVIATAFYLDRLRSVEPIFKSLDGRYQSPQGRFAIRDNVIQSARLFMTVLASYFGYGTISWLLSILTHTQPLNIWLPLVDWIPQPTTQYWLHFLIEVLYVYFLLICQCLSDLYPAIYIKALRTHITLLAERVSRLGANSNLTDENKYQELIECVRSHQEILQISKAVGSVLSITIFVQFTIAAAVLCICMLNLFIFADANRRVITIVYYLCVLMQTLLTCYQASMLEADCANLPNAIFHCNWLDLDKRSRRLLIYFLHRAQQEISFIAIKMFQINLGTNLSIAKFSFTLYTFMNKMGVGDNIKHQLE; translated from the exons ATGCGTGCATTCTTCGACCTCTATTATGGACGCGGTAGTGAAGAATACGAGACAAATGAATCGTTTCAGTTGCTATTTTGGTGCTGGGCACTAATTGGCGTAAAACCATTGAAACCCTATGGATTCTTTCGCTTTTTCCAAATGGCGTTCTGCTGGATTTGTCTGCTTGTGAGCCCTGTGGTTTTCGTCGTTGGCTTCATGCAAGTTACGCAAAATTCATCTATGACTGTTATACTGACTACTCTACAAGCGACAATCAACGTGATGGCTTTACCGCTGAAAGTGATCGCTACGGCCTTTTACTTAGATCGTCTACGTAGTGTCGAACCGATTTTCAAAAGTTTGGATGGACGCTATCAGAGTCCACAGGGACGTTTCGCAATAAGAGACAACGTTATCCAATCGGCACGCTTATTTATGACGGTTCTGGCTTCATATTTCGGTTATGGCACAATTTCTTGGCTATTATCAATTTTAACACACACTCAACCGCTAAACATATGGCTACCACTTGTTGACTGGATTCCACAGCCGACTACACAGTATTGGCTGCATTTTCTCATCGAGGTACTGTACGTATACTTTCTGCTGATATGTCAGTGCCTGAGCGATCTCTATCCGGCTATTTACATCAAAGCCTTACGTACACACATTACTCTGCTTGCGGAGCGCGTCAGCAGGTTGGGAGCGAATTCGAATCTTACCGACGAGAACAAGTATCAGGAATTAATTGAATGCGTGCGCTCGCATCAGGAAATATTGCA AATCTCTAAGGCTGTCGGCTCTGTGCTCTCTATCACCATCTTTGTACAGTTCACAATAGCCGCCGCTGTACTCTGTATCTGCATGCTTAATCTTTTCATATTTGCCGACGCGAATCGTCGGGTAATTACGATTGTCTATTACCTTTGTGTGCTGATGCAAACCTTACTCACTTGCTATCAGGCGTCGATGCTCGAGGCCGACTGCGCAAACTTGCCGAATGCGATCTTCCATTGCAATTGGTTGGATTTAGATAAACGTTCGCGCCGTCTGTTGATCTATTTTCTGCATCGCGCTCAACAGGAAATCTCTTTCATAGCCATTAAGATGTTTCAAATTAATTTGGGCACTAATTTGTCG ATCGCCAAATTCTCATTTACCTTATATACCTTCATGAACAAAATGGGCGTGGGCGATAATATAAAACATCAGTTggaataa
- the LOC125778532 gene encoding odorant receptor 7a-like → MRSLFDLYYGRGSEEFETNESFQMIFSCWALLGIKPLKPYGFFRSLHVAFGWICLFMGPVVFVVGFMQVMQNSSMTVILTTLQATLNALGLPLKTFAAYFYIDRLRSVEPIFKSLDGRYQKPQERFAIRDNVIQSVHLFVTLLVSYYAYCTVSWLTSIITHTQPLNIWLPFVDLIPHPTMHFWLHFLIEVVYLYFLLTTQCMNDLYPAVYIKALRTHITLLAERVSRLGENPELTDEDNYLELIDCVRSHQELLQISKAVGSVFSITIFIQFTIAAAILCVCMLNLFLFADASHRAITIVYYGCLLVQTSLTCYQASMLEAESVKLPNAIFHCNWWNMDKRSRRVLIYFLHRAQQEIAFVAVKFFKINLGTFLSIAKFSFTLYTFMNQMGVGENIKHRLD, encoded by the exons ATGCGTTCTCTTTTCGACTTATATTATGGACGTGGTAGTGAAGAATTCGAGACAAATGAATCGTTCCAGATGATATTTTCGTGTTGGGCACTACTTGGTATAAAACCATTGAAACCTTACGGGTTCTTTCGATCATTGCACGTGGCGTTCGGGTGGATTTGTCTGTTCATGGGCCCGGTGGTTTTCGTTGTTGGCTTCATGCAAGTTATGCAAAATTCATCTATGACCGTTATACTTACTACCCTACAAGCGACACTTAATGCGCTAGGTCTACCGCTAAAGACGTTCGCTGCGTATTTTTACATAGATCGTCTACGTAGTGTCGAACCGATTTTCAAAAGTTTGGATGGACGTTATCAGAAACCACAGGAACGTTTCGCAATAAGAGACAACGTTATCCAATCGGTGCACTTATTCGTAACTCTTCTCGTTTCATATTACGCTTATTGTACCGTTTCTTGGCTAACATCAATTATTACGCACACTCAACCTCTAAACATATGGTTGCCATTTGTTGACTTGATTCCACATCCGACTATGCACTTTTGGTTGCATTTTCTCATCGAGGTggtttatttatactttttacttACTACTCAATGCATGAACGATCTATATCCTGCTGTTTACATCAAAGCCTTACGTACCCATATTACTCTGCTTGCGGAGCGCGTCAGCAGGTTGGGCGAGAATCCGGAACTCACCGACGAGGACAATTATCTAGAATTAATTGATTGTGTGCGCTCACATCAGGAATTATTGCA AATCTCTAAGGCTGTCGGCTCTGTTTTCTCGATCACCATCTTTATACAGTTCACAATAGCCGCCGCCATACTTTGTGTTTGCATGCTCAATCTGTTTTTGTTTGCCGACGCGAGTCATCGGGCAATTACGATTGTCTATTACGGTTGCTTGTTGGTGCAAACCTCACTCACTTGCTATCAGGCATCGATGCTTGAGGCGGAAAGCGTAAAGTTGCCTAATGCGATCTTCCATTGCAATTGGTGGAATATGGATAAACGATCGCGTCGTGTgttgatatattttttgcatCGCGCTCAGCAGGAAATCGCTTTTGTagctgttaaattttttaaaattaatttgggcACCTTTTTGTCG ATCGCTAAATTCTCATTTACTTTATATACCTTCATGAACCAAATGGGCGTTGGCGAGAATATAAAGCATCGACTGGATTAA